A single window of Psychrobacter raelei DNA harbors:
- a CDS encoding DUF7606 domain-containing protein codes for MKKLTTVLSSAAILSAALSSGSALAYSEQVMDAATSHDTAIKVRQVNYSCQNNAKVSVTYGFNKQNLPTYASAYLNGKDRFLPINLARTDKVDTVFGDEDNFSIMSGALSLNNYHKSSINVQDASSKIVYKGCHVKSVKKIKG; via the coding sequence ATGAAAAAATTAACGACAGTATTATCCTCTGCAGCTATTCTATCGGCCGCATTAAGCTCAGGCTCAGCCTTGGCCTATTCTGAACAAGTGATGGATGCCGCAACCAGCCATGATACTGCAATTAAGGTAAGACAAGTCAACTATAGCTGCCAAAATAACGCTAAAGTGAGCGTAACTTATGGCTTTAATAAACAGAATTTACCCACTTATGCTTCAGCCTATTTAAACGGCAAAGACAGATTTTTACCGATCAATCTCGCGCGCACCGATAAGGTTGATACCGTCTTTGGTGATGAAGACAACTTTAGCATTATGAGTGGGGCATTAAGCTTAAATAATTACCACAAATCAAGCATTAACGTACAGGATGCCAGCAGCAAAATCGTCTATAAAGGCTGTCATGTCAAATCAGTAAAGAAAATTAAAGGCTAA
- the fumC gene encoding class II fumarate hydratase yields the protein MSTRIEKDTMGNVEVPSDAYWGAQTQRSRENFKIGGETLPRPMIEAMALVKKAAAITNASLGRIEESQRDLIIQAADEVINGGLTDQFPLVVWQTGSGTQSNMNMNEVLANRANEIAGNPRGTYKPVHPNDHVNHAQSTNDSFPTAIRVAAARQINSLLIPAVKALRDTLDKKAKEFDSIVKIGRTHLQDATPLTLGQEFSGYVSQLDHALVRIENALDGLYQLPLGGTAVGTGLNSHPDYAVKAAEQLSELTGLPFVTSPNKFEALAARDAEVFASGALKTLAASLNKIANDVRWLASGPRCGLGELTIPENEPGSSIMPGKVNPTQSEAMTMVVAQVMGNDVTISMAGASGNFELNVFKPVIAYNLLQSIKLLGDACNSFNDNCAVGIEPVKEKIDDFLHNSLMLVTSLNRHVGYENAAKIAKTAYKENKTLKQVAVELELLTEAQFDEWVIPADMVHPK from the coding sequence ATGTCAACTCGTATAGAAAAAGATACCATGGGCAACGTGGAAGTACCAAGTGATGCGTATTGGGGTGCTCAAACTCAGCGCAGCCGTGAAAACTTCAAAATTGGTGGCGAAACCCTACCTCGTCCAATGATTGAAGCTATGGCACTGGTAAAAAAAGCTGCAGCCATTACCAACGCAAGTCTTGGCCGTATCGAAGAGAGTCAACGTGACCTAATTATCCAAGCGGCAGATGAGGTCATCAATGGCGGCTTAACAGATCAGTTCCCACTTGTGGTGTGGCAAACTGGCTCAGGCACTCAGTCAAACATGAACATGAACGAAGTACTGGCTAACCGTGCCAACGAAATCGCTGGCAACCCACGTGGTACTTACAAGCCTGTCCATCCAAACGACCATGTAAACCATGCTCAATCTACCAACGATAGCTTCCCAACGGCTATTCGTGTGGCGGCAGCACGTCAAATCAACAGCCTGCTCATCCCAGCGGTTAAAGCACTACGCGATACTTTGGATAAAAAAGCCAAAGAATTTGACAGCATTGTTAAAATTGGCCGTACTCATTTACAAGACGCCACACCATTGACTTTAGGCCAAGAGTTCAGCGGTTATGTGAGCCAACTTGACCATGCTCTAGTGCGTATTGAGAACGCTCTAGATGGTCTATATCAGCTGCCTCTAGGCGGTACTGCAGTCGGTACCGGTCTAAACTCGCACCCAGATTATGCGGTAAAAGCTGCTGAGCAATTATCAGAGCTAACTGGCCTACCATTTGTCACCTCTCCAAACAAATTCGAAGCACTAGCGGCTCGTGATGCCGAAGTATTTGCTTCAGGCGCTTTAAAAACGCTAGCTGCCAGCTTAAACAAAATTGCAAACGATGTGCGTTGGTTGGCCTCTGGTCCTCGCTGTGGTCTTGGCGAATTAACCATTCCTGAAAATGAGCCAGGCTCATCTATCATGCCAGGTAAAGTAAACCCCACTCAGTCAGAAGCGATGACTATGGTTGTGGCGCAGGTTATGGGTAACGATGTCACCATCAGTATGGCGGGTGCCTCAGGTAACTTTGAGCTAAACGTATTTAAGCCAGTCATTGCTTATAACTTATTACAATCTATCAAACTACTAGGCGATGCGTGCAACAGCTTCAATGACAACTGTGCGGTAGGTATCGAGCCTGTTAAAGAAAAAATCGATGACTTCCTACATAACTCATTGATGCTAGTGACCTCACTAAACCGTCATGTCGGCTATGAAAATGCGGCTAAAATTGCAAAAACCGCTTACAAAGAAAACAAAACTTTGAAGCAAGTCGCGGTTGAATTAGAGCTGTTAACCGAAGCGCAATTCGATGAGTGGGTTATCCCTGCAGATATGGTTCATCCTAAATAA
- a CDS encoding 5-formyltetrahydrofolate cyclo-ligase codes for MTNIPSRREINRKRRALSEQQRRSAGTLASHHLSKLTPRLPKGAKVGIYIDDFGELPTQPLLTWCQRMGYQAYLPVINTLGRGNRQIRFAPIYRSKLANLATVRHSFGMKESKSRHLLTADQLDLILCPLVAADEQGNRMGMGGGFYDTTLATSYHYSSSKNHRRHPLRVGWAYEFQVVDQLERQPWDVPLNALITPKKLRWFS; via the coding sequence ATGACCAATATACCCTCTCGCCGTGAAATTAACCGTAAGCGCCGCGCCTTATCTGAGCAGCAGCGCCGTAGTGCCGGTACCCTTGCCAGCCATCATCTGTCGAAGCTGACCCCTCGCCTGCCTAAAGGCGCTAAAGTCGGTATTTATATCGATGACTTTGGTGAGCTACCCACCCAGCCGTTGTTAACATGGTGCCAGCGTATGGGCTATCAGGCCTACCTGCCGGTGATTAATACGCTAGGCCGCGGCAACAGACAGATCCGATTTGCACCTATTTATCGAAGCAAATTGGCCAACCTTGCCACCGTCCGCCACAGCTTTGGTATGAAAGAATCCAAAAGTCGCCATTTGTTAACTGCCGACCAATTAGATTTGATACTGTGTCCGCTGGTCGCCGCTGATGAACAAGGCAATCGCATGGGTATGGGTGGCGGCTTTTATGACACCACGCTTGCCACGTCATATCACTACAGCAGCTCAAAAAACCATCGCCGTCATCCGCTGCGTGTCGGCTGGGCATATGAGTTTCAGGTAGTGGATCAGCTTGAGAGGCAGCCATGGGATGTGCCCTTGAATGCGTTAATCACCCCTAAAAAATTACGTTGGTTTTCATAA
- a CDS encoding Na+/H+ antiporter family protein gives MINAVLLAVVVMLGLSVARVHVVLSLLIGAMVGGLVGGLGVDATLAAFQEGIKNGAQIALSYALLGAFAVAIAHSGLPQSLSNGVINRINNQQTGSSISSIKWLLFLGLVLMSVFSQNLIPIHIAFIPLIIPPLLGVFNRLQVDRRLLACLMSFGLVTTYMFIPYGFGEIYLDQIMLKNVGEAGLNVENISVMHAMAIPALGMLTGLLIAVFFSYRKPRSYAMTADVTAMTNNSISANNGVPSGHQDTLTNVAANAIVPSRGKTLVALLAIITAFVVQLYTESLLLGSLFGFGIFMATGVVKWNEADSVFNDGIKLMAMIGFIMITAQGFAEVMKATDQIAPLVDGATSLFAGNKGIAAFIMLLIGLVVTMGIGSSFSTIPIIAAIYVPLCISLGFSPLATVAIVGTAGALGDAGSPASDSTLGPTSGLSVDGQHDHIKDSVIPTFLHFNIPLLIFGWIAAMVL, from the coding sequence ATGATAAATGCGGTATTGTTGGCAGTGGTAGTCATGCTTGGGCTATCCGTGGCTCGGGTACACGTGGTACTGAGCTTGCTGATTGGAGCCATGGTGGGCGGACTGGTGGGCGGATTGGGCGTGGATGCCACACTAGCGGCTTTTCAAGAAGGGATAAAAAATGGTGCCCAAATTGCACTGTCTTATGCCTTGCTAGGCGCTTTTGCGGTGGCTATTGCCCATTCAGGACTGCCACAGTCGCTGTCAAATGGGGTGATTAACCGCATTAACAATCAACAAACTGGCAGCAGCATCTCCTCTATTAAGTGGCTGCTGTTCTTGGGTTTGGTATTGATGAGTGTGTTTAGTCAAAACCTCATTCCCATTCACATCGCCTTTATTCCTCTGATTATTCCGCCTTTGTTAGGTGTGTTTAATCGTCTACAAGTGGACAGACGCTTGCTGGCATGTCTGATGAGCTTTGGCTTGGTCACCACTTATATGTTTATTCCTTATGGGTTTGGTGAGATTTACTTGGACCAAATCATGCTAAAAAACGTGGGAGAGGCGGGGCTGAATGTCGAGAATATTTCGGTCATGCATGCCATGGCCATACCTGCACTGGGTATGTTGACCGGCCTGTTGATAGCGGTGTTTTTTAGCTATCGTAAGCCGCGTAGCTATGCAATGACAGCCGATGTCACCGCTATGACAAACAATAGCATCAGTGCCAATAACGGTGTACCAAGTGGCCATCAAGATACCCTAACCAATGTGGCCGCCAATGCCATTGTGCCCAGCCGTGGTAAGACCCTTGTTGCGCTACTGGCCATTATCACCGCCTTTGTGGTGCAGTTATACACTGAGTCTTTGTTATTGGGCTCGCTGTTTGGCTTTGGGATATTTATGGCAACCGGTGTGGTTAAGTGGAATGAAGCCGACAGCGTGTTTAATGACGGTATTAAGCTGATGGCAATGATTGGTTTTATCATGATTACCGCGCAAGGTTTCGCTGAGGTAATGAAGGCCACCGATCAGATTGCACCGCTTGTCGATGGCGCCACCAGTCTGTTTGCCGGCAATAAGGGTATCGCAGCCTTTATCATGTTATTAATTGGTTTGGTTGTCACCATGGGTATTGGCTCGTCCTTTTCGACCATTCCTATTATTGCTGCCATTTATGTGCCGCTTTGTATCTCGCTGGGCTTCTCGCCGCTTGCCACAGTGGCCATTGTCGGTACGGCCGGCGCGCTGGGAGATGCCGGTTCACCTGCTTCAGACTCAACCCTAGGTCCTACCTCGGGCCTGAGTGTCGATGGCCAGCACGATCATATTAAAGACAGTGTGATTCCCACCTTTTTGCACTTTAATATTCCGCTGCTTATCTTTGGCTGGATTGCAGCGATGGTGCTGTAA
- the lon gene encoding endopeptidase La, giving the protein MSKSDNNYDSDFEQQFEDNIDNEVDSTADAQESDVVTDFEPTDVALSIDQEASSLPLLALRDVVVYPHMQIALFVGRDPSIKAINAAKKSHDDQVLVVAQKDSLSEDIHQENLYQYGTVCRIVSTMPHDSDENCIKVLIEGENRVRLDKVTEQDDGMLVGDYTYSAITLTMNESQQKNTLEALRQLFANYAEARLRNSRELIRVSERIDHLLELVYFIATRVSMDLEAKQQLLEKDDIALHINTITEYLAKQSAEQSIEQEIQDAVRRQMESNQREYYLNEKMKAIKNELSEISDGSFDSEDDLEELEARLKEADLPEDVRKKAEQEFKKLKMMPPASSESSVVRNYIDWILDTPWNKASKVSIKLDKAEEVLDADHYGLQDVKDRILEYLAVQSRVKKLRGPILCLVGPPGVGKTSLGESIARATGRKFVRMALGGVRDEAEIRGHRRTYIGAMPGKIVQSLAKVEVKNPLFLLDEIDKMAQDFRGDPASALLEVLDPSQNDKFNDHYLDLDLDLSQVMFICTANSMDIPSALLDRMEVIRLPGYTEDEKINIAEKYLVPKAIKQNGLKNDEIEIVPEALHSIVQRYTREAGVRNLEREVNKICRKVVRESIEKYGAKPTKKTKIETVVVDADNISDYLGVHQYDFGLAEEAPEVGRVTGLAWTSVGGELLTIETITMPGKGDFVYTGSLGDVMKESIRAAMSVVRARGEMIGIDYETFKSKDVHVHMPEGATPKDGPSAGIALTTALVSAMTGIAIRPDIAMTGEVTLRGKVLRIGGLKEKLLAAHRGGIKHVLIPASNERDLVEIPDNVKEGLTIQPVSTIDEVLQAALVEMPKPLAPNKVKVAVDTTKAEPALRS; this is encoded by the coding sequence ATGAGTAAATCCGATAACAACTATGACAGTGATTTTGAGCAGCAATTTGAAGACAACATCGATAACGAAGTTGATTCTACAGCCGATGCTCAAGAGTCTGACGTAGTGACAGATTTTGAGCCGACGGATGTGGCACTGAGTATTGACCAAGAAGCCAGCTCGCTACCTTTGCTTGCGCTGCGTGACGTGGTGGTTTATCCGCACATGCAAATTGCCTTGTTTGTCGGTCGTGACCCCTCTATTAAAGCCATTAACGCCGCTAAAAAAAGCCATGATGACCAAGTATTGGTCGTGGCCCAAAAGGATTCGCTGAGCGAAGACATCCATCAAGAGAACCTATATCAGTATGGTACGGTGTGCCGTATCGTAAGCACCATGCCACACGACAGTGATGAAAACTGTATTAAGGTGCTTATTGAAGGCGAAAACCGCGTGCGCTTAGATAAGGTAACCGAACAAGACGATGGAATGCTTGTGGGTGACTATACCTATAGCGCCATTACCTTGACGATGAATGAGTCGCAGCAAAAAAACACCTTAGAGGCACTGCGTCAGCTGTTCGCTAACTACGCTGAAGCTCGCCTGCGCAATAGCCGCGAATTAATCCGCGTCTCTGAACGCATCGATCACTTATTAGAGCTGGTGTATTTTATCGCCACTCGTGTCTCTATGGATCTTGAGGCCAAACAGCAATTACTCGAAAAAGACGACATCGCGCTGCACATTAATACCATCACTGAGTATTTGGCCAAGCAAAGTGCTGAGCAGTCGATTGAGCAAGAAATCCAAGATGCGGTTCGCCGTCAAATGGAGAGCAACCAGCGCGAGTACTATTTAAACGAGAAGATGAAAGCCATCAAAAATGAGCTTTCTGAAATCAGTGATGGCTCTTTTGACAGTGAAGATGATCTTGAAGAGCTAGAGGCCCGCTTAAAAGAAGCTGACCTGCCTGAAGATGTGCGCAAAAAAGCGGAGCAAGAGTTTAAGAAGCTTAAAATGATGCCGCCGGCGTCAAGTGAATCCTCAGTGGTGCGCAACTACATCGACTGGATCTTAGATACCCCCTGGAACAAAGCCAGTAAGGTATCTATCAAGCTTGATAAGGCAGAAGAAGTGCTTGATGCGGACCACTATGGTCTACAAGATGTCAAAGACCGCATCTTAGAATATCTGGCCGTTCAATCACGGGTCAAAAAGCTACGTGGTCCCATTCTTTGTCTGGTAGGTCCTCCAGGTGTGGGTAAAACCTCACTGGGTGAATCGATTGCCCGAGCCACTGGCCGTAAATTTGTGCGTATGGCCTTAGGCGGCGTGCGTGATGAGGCAGAAATCCGTGGTCACCGCCGTACTTACATCGGGGCTATGCCGGGTAAAATTGTCCAGTCACTGGCCAAAGTTGAGGTAAAAAACCCGCTATTTTTGCTTGATGAAATCGACAAAATGGCGCAAGACTTCCGTGGTGATCCAGCCTCAGCACTGCTTGAAGTACTTGACCCCTCACAGAACGATAAGTTTAACGACCACTATCTAGATTTAGACTTGGACTTATCGCAAGTGATGTTTATCTGTACCGCCAACAGCATGGACATTCCATCTGCCCTGCTCGACCGTATGGAGGTAATTCGTCTGCCAGGCTACACGGAAGACGAAAAAATCAACATCGCTGAGAAGTACTTGGTGCCCAAGGCCATTAAGCAAAACGGGCTAAAAAATGACGAGATTGAAATTGTGCCAGAAGCTTTGCACAGCATCGTTCAGCGTTATACCCGTGAAGCTGGTGTGCGTAATCTTGAGCGTGAGGTCAACAAGATTTGCCGTAAGGTGGTACGCGAGTCTATTGAGAAATATGGCGCTAAGCCGACCAAAAAGACCAAGATTGAGACCGTTGTGGTAGATGCCGATAACATCAGCGACTACTTAGGCGTGCATCAATACGACTTTGGTCTGGCAGAAGAAGCGCCTGAAGTGGGCCGTGTCACTGGCCTAGCTTGGACCAGCGTGGGCGGTGAGTTACTCACCATTGAGACCATCACTATGCCCGGTAAAGGCGACTTTGTGTATACCGGATCACTGGGTGATGTGATGAAAGAGTCTATTCGTGCTGCGATGAGTGTGGTGCGTGCCCGTGGGGAGATGATTGGCATTGACTACGAGACCTTTAAGTCAAAAGATGTGCACGTACATATGCCAGAAGGTGCCACACCAAAAGATGGTCCGTCAGCCGGTATTGCCTTGACCACCGCCCTAGTGTCTGCGATGACTGGCATTGCCATCCGCCCAGACATCGCTATGACAGGCGAGGTGACCTTACGTGGCAAAGTACTGCGCATTGGTGGCCTTAAAGAGAAGCTATTAGCGGCTCACCGTGGTGGTATCAAGCACGTGCTAATCCCAGCCTCTAACGAGCGTGATCTGGTTGAGATTCCAGATAATGTTAAAGAGGGCTTGACCATCCAGCCGGTATCTACCATTGATGAGGTGCTTCAGGCGGCCTTGGTTGAGATGCCAAAGCCACTGGCTCCCAATAAAGTTAAGGTGGCGGTAGACACGACCAAAGCTGAGCCAGCACTACGCAGCTAA
- a CDS encoding superoxide dismutase family protein, whose protein sequence is MKTLFTASTLLASALALSACQSTPTKQSVPDEAQPVLKSQIMTTDGSNKHIGDMFLRPVAGGVQVFGKLQGLTPGATVAMHIHETGSCADMGKAAGGHFNPYHKLHGNPMGAENHAGDLPNLTADANGVASMNFVKKDISVAMQGDNSVYRRAFIVHGGVDDYVSQPAGNAGARIACGIIEKY, encoded by the coding sequence ATGAAAACCTTATTCACAGCCTCTACCCTTTTAGCCTCAGCTTTAGCATTAAGTGCGTGTCAGAGCACCCCTACTAAACAAAGCGTGCCTGATGAAGCCCAACCGGTTTTAAAATCACAAATTATGACCACAGATGGCAGCAATAAGCACATAGGTGATATGTTCTTACGTCCTGTGGCCGGCGGCGTTCAAGTCTTTGGTAAGCTACAAGGCTTGACACCAGGCGCCACCGTTGCGATGCACATTCATGAGACGGGCAGCTGTGCCGATATGGGTAAAGCGGCCGGTGGTCATTTTAACCCTTACCATAAGTTGCATGGCAACCCTATGGGTGCAGAGAACCATGCAGGCGACCTACCCAACTTGACTGCTGATGCCAATGGTGTGGCCTCCATGAATTTTGTCAAAAAAGACATCTCTGTAGCGATGCAAGGCGATAATAGTGTCTATCGTCGTGCCTTTATCGTTCATGGCGGTGTAGATGATTATGTCAGCCAGCCTGCGGGTAATGCCGGTGCTCGTATCGCTTGTGGCATTATCGAGAAGTACTAG